In one Vicia villosa cultivar HV-30 ecotype Madison, WI unplaced genomic scaffold, Vvil1.0 ctg.000585F_1_1, whole genome shotgun sequence genomic region, the following are encoded:
- the LOC131629617 gene encoding high mobility group B protein 10-like — translation MEGKEEAVKTLVPSQLTNVDVKQYSSPDDLETFYVKLTDLLDSSGFTLILNVRETSLDLYLFYLEVTKRGGYHQVGKEKKWGEIVSALKLEGNNAKLCAQLEKLYANLLYKFEKFYFYRFPASQTATGSTKGSAKRKHSSTSSLSQLMDDGDYQTAAKISNDYPIKMTAIPEVQLQTPTKDKVKKKKRGVPTGRSGYQIFLMQECARLKASRQDIDGKTVVRMAVDGWNNLSDIDKQPYLEESKKIREQMKEAMMTENNKQKSTQDLKKDEKKANLCCGDHYSVTLQPQANNPLVNNAAVDMASKMTEKTSKDPFFPFDLDAYQSVDLLTGIATGEPK, via the exons ATGGAAGGTAAGGAAGAGGCGGTGAAGACGTTGGTTCCATCACAACTCACCAATGTTGATGTTAAACAGTACTCTTCTCCGGATGACTTAGAGACTTTCTACGTCAAACTCACCGACTTGTTGGACTCCTCTGGTTTCACTCTCAT CTTGAATGTCCGAGAAACATCCTTGGACTTGTACCTCTTTTACTTGGAGGTCACCAAAAGAGGAGGTTATCACCAG GTTggtaaagaaaagaaatggggtgAAATTGTGTCTGCTCTTAAACTGGAAGGAAACAATGCAAAATTATGTGCTCAACTTGAAAAGCTCTATGCTAATCTTCTTTACAAATTTGAGAAATTTTACTTCTATAGGTTTCCTGCATCTCAAACTGCAACTGGCAGCACCAAAG GTTCGGCTAAAAGGAAGCATAGCTCAACCTCAAGTTTATCCCAATTAATGGATGATGGAGATTATCAGACAGCGGCAAAGATATCCAACGACTACCCTATCAAAATGACAG CAATTCCTGAAGTGCAACTACAAACACCAACAAAGGACAAAGTAAAGAAGAAAAAGCGAGGTGTTCCAACGGGACGAAGTGGATATCAAATTTTCCTCATGCAAGAATGTGCCCGGTTAAAAGCTTCTCGTCAGGATATAGATGGAAAAACAGTCGTGCGCATGGCTGTCGATGGATGGAATAACTTGTCGGACATTGATAAACAG CCATATTTGGAAGAAAGCAAGAAGATAAGGGAACAAATGAAGGAAGCAATGATGACTGAAAATAATAAACAGAAGAGCACTCAAGATCTTAAGAAGGATGAAAAGAAGGCTAATCTGTGCTGTGGTGATCACTACAGTGTAACTTTGCAACCTCAAGCAAATAACCCTCTTGTCAACAATGCAGCAGTGGACATGGCTTCTAAAATGACAGAAAAAACATCGAAGGATCCCTTCTTCCCGTTTGATTTGGATGCTTATCAGTCCGTAGATTTGCTAACTGGGATAGCGACTGGAGAACCCAAATAA